A region from the Leptolyngbya subtilissima AS-A7 genome encodes:
- a CDS encoding polyphosphate kinase 2 family protein, with protein MDSKSFLAALNPDSMVVKPSHRVKLKDFDPSFTGDFNKKTAKELLQQSVEELASYQNVLYAQNTYALLLVFQAMDAAGKDSTIKHVMSGVNPQGCQVFSFKQPSSEELDHDYLWRSFKALPERGNIGIFNRSYYEEVLVVRVRPGLLDQQQLPQSTLGKHIWQQRFEEINNFEKYLVNNGIVVMKFFLNVSKEEQKRRFLERIDRPEKNWKFAIADVQERGRWKDYMAAYEDVFTHTSTDWAPWHIIPADNKWFTRLAVASLVCQKLKSLNLAFPVLEDNHMERLHEARVMLESEE; from the coding sequence ATGGACTCTAAATCGTTTCTCGCTGCCCTCAACCCCGACTCGATGGTGGTCAAGCCCAGCCACCGGGTCAAGCTCAAAGACTTTGACCCCAGCTTTACCGGTGACTTTAATAAAAAAACGGCTAAAGAGCTTTTGCAGCAGAGCGTCGAAGAACTGGCCAGCTACCAAAATGTGCTCTACGCCCAAAACACCTACGCCCTACTGCTGGTCTTTCAGGCGATGGATGCGGCGGGTAAAGACAGCACTATTAAGCATGTGATGTCGGGAGTTAACCCCCAAGGCTGTCAGGTGTTTAGCTTTAAGCAACCCTCTAGCGAAGAGCTGGACCACGACTATCTGTGGCGATCGTTTAAAGCCCTGCCCGAGCGCGGCAACATCGGCATTTTTAATCGTTCGTATTACGAAGAGGTGCTGGTGGTGCGAGTGCGCCCTGGGTTGCTAGACCAGCAGCAGCTACCCCAGAGCACGCTGGGCAAACACATTTGGCAGCAGCGCTTTGAGGAAATCAACAACTTCGAAAAATACCTGGTCAACAACGGCATCGTGGTGATGAAGTTCTTCCTCAACGTTTCAAAGGAAGAGCAGAAGAGACGATTTCTAGAACGCATCGATCGCCCCGAAAAAAACTGGAAGTTTGCCATCGCCGATGTGCAAGAACGAGGCCGATGGAAAGACTATATGGCCGCCTATGAAGACGTGTTTACTCACACCAGCACCGACTGGGCTCCCTGGCATATTATTCCGGCTGACAATAAGTGGTTTACCCGCCTGGCGGTGGCCAGCTTGGTGTGCCAAAAGCTGAAGTCCCTTAACCTGGCCTTTCCTGTGCTAGAAGACAACCACATGGAGCGGCTGCATGAGGCGAGGGTGATGTTAGAAAGTGAAGAGTGA
- a CDS encoding AtzE family amidohydrolase, with protein MTQPPDALALAAAIKAGSLSAVTVLEATLADIADRNPALNCSTVVTAARARSQAQAIDDAIAAGEDPGPLAGVPFAVKNLFDIEGVTTIAGAKLSQGNPPATQDATVLTRLQQAGAVLVGALNMDEYAYGFVTINAHFGTTPNPHDPSRMAGGSSGGSAAAIAAGLVPFTLGSDTNGSIRVPASLCGVYGLKPTYGRLSRAGAFLFSSSLDHVGPMARSLPDLATIYDIMQGLDPTDPVCTQRPPELVVPALTQGIDGLRMAQLGGHFERGMEPLVRDVLSDVLQALDISELVEFPETHRARAAAYIITACEGSQLHLDRLRQSPMEFDPATRDRFLAGAMLPAAWYLQAQRLRRWYRDRVREVFQNYDVLITPTTPCVAPPLDQTTLDIDGETYPLRPHLGFYTQPLSFIGLPVLSVPIHRPGQLPVGIQLIAAPYQEAKLFRVAAWLADQEKF; from the coding sequence ATGACCCAACCGCCCGATGCTCTGGCCCTGGCCGCTGCCATAAAAGCCGGGAGTCTATCTGCTGTGACTGTGTTGGAGGCCACGCTGGCAGATATTGCCGATCGCAATCCAGCGCTTAACTGTTCCACGGTGGTGACGGCGGCTAGGGCGCGATCGCAGGCCCAAGCCATTGACGATGCGATCGCTGCAGGTGAAGACCCTGGTCCCCTGGCCGGGGTTCCCTTTGCGGTCAAAAACCTGTTCGACATTGAGGGCGTGACTACGATAGCGGGAGCCAAACTCAGCCAGGGCAATCCCCCCGCGACGCAGGATGCTACCGTGCTCACTCGCCTGCAGCAGGCCGGGGCCGTCCTAGTCGGCGCACTGAATATGGATGAGTACGCCTACGGCTTTGTCACCATCAACGCCCACTTTGGCACCACCCCCAACCCCCACGATCCCAGCCGGATGGCGGGCGGCTCCTCTGGCGGATCGGCGGCGGCGATCGCAGCGGGCCTAGTCCCCTTCACCTTGGGCTCCGACACCAATGGCTCGATTCGGGTGCCCGCTTCGCTGTGCGGCGTATATGGGTTAAAGCCAACCTACGGCAGGCTCTCGCGAGCGGGAGCATTTTTGTTTTCGAGTAGTTTGGACCATGTGGGGCCGATGGCGCGATCGCTCCCCGACCTCGCTACAATCTACGACATCATGCAGGGGCTAGACCCAACCGACCCCGTCTGTACCCAACGGCCCCCAGAACTCGTTGTTCCAGCCCTCACCCAGGGCATTGATGGTCTGCGAATGGCTCAATTAGGCGGTCATTTTGAACGCGGCATGGAGCCTTTGGTCAGAGACGTTCTGAGTGATGTGCTCCAGGCTTTAGATATTTCTGAGTTGGTGGAATTTCCTGAAACCCATCGGGCCAGGGCTGCGGCCTATATCATCACCGCCTGCGAGGGCAGCCAGCTCCACCTCGATCGCCTGCGGCAGAGTCCGATGGAGTTTGACCCCGCTACGCGCGATCGCTTTCTCGCCGGAGCTATGCTCCCCGCCGCCTGGTATTTGCAGGCTCAAAGACTGCGGCGGTGGTACCGCGATCGCGTCCGCGAAGTCTTCCAAAATTACGATGTCCTAATCACCCCCACCACCCCCTGCGTGGCCCCACCCCTTGACCAAACTACCCTAGACATCGACGGCGAAACCTACCCCCTGCGTCCTCACCTAGGCTTTTACACCCAGCCCCTTTCCTTTATTGGGCTGCCGGTGTTGTCAGTGCCCATTCACCGTCCGGGGCAACTCCCCGTCGGCATTCAGCTGATTGCCGCACCGTATCAGGAGGCGAAGTTGTTTCGGGTCGCGGCGTGGTTAGCGGATCAGGAAAAGTTTTGA
- a CDS encoding DUF4089 domain-containing protein, with protein sequence MTSEPSDFDTATYVDLMAATLGLTIPDEIKAGVVANVEHIFAIAQPVLTFPLPDTIESAATFEP encoded by the coding sequence ATGACCTCTGAACCCTCCGACTTCGACACGGCTACCTATGTAGATCTGATGGCGGCAACGCTGGGGCTAACTATTCCCGACGAAATTAAGGCGGGGGTGGTGGCAAATGTGGAGCATATTTTTGCGATCGCCCAGCCCGTCCTCACCTTCCCGCTGCCCGACACCATAGAAAGCGCCGCCACCTTTGAGCCATGA
- a CDS encoding dynamin family protein translates to MASKIINQALQAYRAELDHLLERVQALATTINNPNLQRTTHNLRRNINEPFLFVVVGEVKAGKSSFVNALLDAEVCATDIEPCTDSIQQIIYAEQEFVEQVEPNLRKIGRPIPILQDISIVDTPGTNTVVAEHQIITERYIPNSDLTFFVLFGKNPYQKSAWDFLDFVSAEWRKKVVFILQQADLLRPADLQTNIERVKEYAYQKQIKAPIIFPTSAALEQEGDTANSGFEPVRQYIQAMVSSGESYKIKLRSVSQTTQQIIDLLNGDVEALSRQLVADRATSQSIRSKIDAGRGRSRYEINTLADRLAARYEIISARIKRDFRESLSVMMVMRRSFVGIFNQNESMQAWVDEFQERCARDLRESLEEASHEGAQHFVDGIRQLFDGLNQDLESVKTQRIESSHISLKVLERRQEVIESVMAKVKNLMADQGLGDVLSTQAGDMATEIVGGAIMAVAGTILHILEFAVAEAILSAIGIAFAGVGVVVLAVGILWQRNRIVAKFEQALDSEKDRFQQEVASRLNEKLGLIYEEVERIFTQFYDYVAREEEAVQPVIDQYTAIQQEATALFSSKVLGEAGVEKRS, encoded by the coding sequence GTGGCCAGCAAAATTATTAACCAAGCGCTTCAGGCTTACCGGGCCGAATTAGATCATCTGCTAGAGCGCGTGCAGGCCCTAGCCACCACCATCAACAACCCCAACTTGCAGCGCACCACCCACAACCTGCGCCGCAACATCAACGAGCCATTTTTGTTTGTGGTGGTGGGCGAGGTCAAGGCGGGCAAGAGCAGCTTTGTCAACGCCCTGCTTGACGCTGAGGTGTGCGCCACCGATATTGAGCCCTGCACCGACTCGATTCAGCAGATTATCTACGCCGAGCAAGAATTCGTCGAACAGGTAGAGCCTAACCTGCGCAAGATTGGGCGACCCATCCCCATCCTGCAAGACATTTCGATTGTGGATACGCCGGGCACCAACACGGTAGTTGCTGAGCACCAGATCATTACCGAGCGCTACATTCCCAATAGCGACCTGACGTTTTTTGTGCTGTTTGGCAAAAACCCCTACCAAAAGAGCGCCTGGGACTTTTTAGATTTTGTCAGCGCTGAGTGGCGCAAAAAGGTGGTGTTCATTCTTCAGCAGGCGGATCTGCTGCGCCCCGCCGATCTGCAAACCAACATTGAGCGGGTAAAGGAATACGCCTATCAGAAGCAGATCAAAGCGCCGATTATCTTTCCCACTTCGGCGGCGCTAGAGCAGGAGGGCGACACGGCCAACAGCGGTTTTGAGCCGGTGCGCCAGTACATTCAAGCGATGGTGTCGTCGGGGGAGAGCTACAAAATTAAGCTGCGATCGGTGAGCCAAACCACCCAGCAGATTATCGACCTGCTGAATGGCGATGTGGAGGCGCTGAGTCGGCAGCTGGTCGCCGATCGCGCCACATCTCAGAGCATTCGCTCTAAGATCGATGCGGGCAGGGGGCGATCGCGTTACGAGATCAACACCCTGGCCGATCGCCTGGCGGCCCGCTACGAAATCATTTCGGCTCGCATTAAGCGCGACTTTCGCGAGAGCCTGTCGGTAATGATGGTGATGCGGCGATCCTTCGTCGGCATCTTTAACCAGAACGAGTCGATGCAGGCCTGGGTCGATGAGTTTCAGGAGCGCTGCGCCCGCGACCTGCGCGAGTCGTTGGAAGAAGCCTCACATGAGGGCGCGCAGCACTTTGTTGACGGCATTCGCCAGCTGTTTGACGGGCTCAACCAAGACCTGGAGAGCGTCAAGACCCAGCGCATTGAAAGCAGCCACATTTCTCTCAAGGTGCTAGAGCGTCGCCAGGAGGTGATCGAAAGCGTCATGGCCAAGGTCAAAAATTTGATGGCTGACCAGGGTCTGGGCGATGTGCTGTCTACCCAGGCGGGAGACATGGCCACCGAGATCGTCGGCGGGGCAATCATGGCGGTGGCGGGCACTATTTTGCACATCCTTGAGTTTGCCGTGGCGGAGGCGATTCTCAGCGCCATTGGCATTGCCTTTGCTGGGGTGGGGGTGGTGGTGCTGGCAGTCGGTATTCTCTGGCAGCGCAACCGCATTGTCGCCAAATTTGAGCAGGCGCTAGACAGTGAGAAAGACCGCTTTCAGCAGGAGGTGGCCAGCCGCCTAAACGAAAAGCTGGGGCTAATCTACGAAGAAGTGGAGCGCATCTTTACCCAGTTCTATGACTATGTGGCACGCGAGGAAGAGGCGGTGCAGCCGGTGATTGACCAATACACCGCGATTCAGCAGGAGGCGACAGCGTTATTTAGCTCTAAGGTGCTGGGTGAAGCAGGGGTAGAGAAGCGGTCATGA
- a CDS encoding SufS family cysteine desulfurase, whose product MTVAQELTLAAKVRADFPILHQEVNGQPLVYLDNAATSQKPKAVLDALQHYYQNDNANVHRGVHNLSARATESYEGARDKVAAFVKATSRNEIVFTRNASEAINLVAYAWGMSTLKAGDEIILSVMEHHSNLVPWQFVAQRTGAVLKFVGLTADQSFDLEQYRELVSDKTRLVSVNHVSNTLGCINPVEEIIDLAHRHGAKVLIDGCQSAPHLPLNLPALDCDWFVASGHKMCAPTGIGFLYGKLEVLEAMPPFMGGGEMIADVFLDHSTYASLPHKFEAGTPAIAEAIALGAAVDYLSTLGMDNIAAYEHELTAYLYQQMQTIPEVTLYGPLPQADGSGRAALATFTVEGVHAQDLSTLLDQSGIAIRSGHHCTQPLHRVLEVDSTARASLYFYNTKAEIDSFIVALKDTIDFFKGVFESDD is encoded by the coding sequence ATGACTGTCGCTCAGGAACTCACCCTCGCCGCTAAGGTTCGTGCCGACTTCCCGATTCTGCATCAGGAGGTGAATGGTCAGCCGCTGGTTTACCTCGACAACGCCGCCACCTCGCAGAAGCCTAAGGCGGTGTTAGACGCGCTCCAGCACTACTACCAAAACGACAATGCCAACGTGCATCGAGGGGTGCACAATCTCAGCGCTCGGGCCACTGAGTCCTATGAGGGTGCGAGGGATAAAGTGGCTGCCTTTGTCAAAGCCACCAGCCGCAACGAGATTGTGTTTACCCGCAACGCCAGCGAAGCCATTAACTTAGTGGCCTACGCCTGGGGTATGAGCACGCTCAAAGCAGGGGATGAAATCATTCTCTCGGTGATGGAGCACCACAGCAATCTGGTGCCCTGGCAGTTTGTGGCCCAGCGTACTGGAGCGGTGCTCAAGTTTGTAGGGTTAACCGCCGACCAATCCTTTGACCTAGAGCAATATCGTGAGCTGGTCAGTGATAAGACTCGCCTGGTGTCCGTCAACCACGTTTCTAACACCTTGGGCTGCATCAACCCAGTAGAAGAGATCATTGACCTTGCCCACCGCCACGGAGCCAAGGTGCTTATCGACGGCTGCCAGAGCGCGCCCCACCTGCCGCTCAACTTGCCCGCCCTAGACTGCGACTGGTTTGTTGCCTCCGGCCACAAGATGTGTGCCCCTACTGGCATCGGGTTCCTCTACGGCAAGCTGGAGGTACTAGAGGCCATGCCCCCCTTTATGGGTGGTGGTGAAATGATCGCCGATGTGTTTTTGGATCACTCCACCTACGCGAGTCTGCCCCACAAGTTTGAGGCGGGAACTCCGGCCATTGCCGAGGCGATCGCCCTGGGGGCAGCCGTAGACTATCTCTCGACTCTGGGCATGGACAACATCGCTGCCTACGAGCACGAGTTGACGGCCTATCTGTACCAGCAGATGCAGACCATTCCTGAAGTCACTCTCTACGGCCCGCTTCCCCAAGCCGACGGCAGCGGACGAGCAGCCTTAGCTACCTTCACCGTTGAGGGTGTCCACGCGCAGGATTTGTCAACTCTGCTGGATCAGTCGGGCATTGCCATTCGCTCGGGTCACCACTGCACCCAGCCGCTGCACCGCGTTCTGGAGGTAGACTCCACCGCACGGGCTAGTCTCTATTTCTACAACACCAAAGCCGAAATCGATAGCTTTATCGTTGCCCTTAAAGACACCATCGACTTTTTTAAGGGTGTGTTTGAGAGCGACGATTGA
- the sufD gene encoding Fe-S cluster assembly protein SufD, translated as MATTSDVSVLRTADQRDAYLKGLVQTAQAAVPENLALAEVRSRAASFLNEQTFPSTRQEDWRFTDLSAMLGIDFATAGESSVTEADIAELRLPETAGAQVVVVNGRVNRELSQLHGLPEGAIVGSLGDRPDLQAQLHERLAQASGNHEVFTALNTVGFADAVVIWLPRNQVVETPIQIIYVSQTQGDSLFVQPRCLVVAESGSALTLVEDYRGNSTATQFTNAVTELWLDANAQITHSRIEREGAGTFHIGKTVVTQARDSQYIGTAAGFGAKLARHNWEVYQTGEQTTTRLYGLAAIAGTQQADTHSLVALSHPHGIMEQEHKAIVDGRAHSVFNGRVAVAQKAQLTSASQLNRNLLLSDQARVDTKPQLEIVADNVKCAHGATVSQLQSDEIFYLQSRGISAPQAQRLLIYAFAMEILDRIPVETLRSRLAATIAQWS; from the coding sequence ATGGCGACTACGTCTGACGTGAGCGTGCTAAGAACGGCTGACCAGCGCGATGCTTATCTGAAAGGGCTGGTGCAGACCGCTCAGGCGGCTGTGCCCGAGAACTTGGCACTGGCTGAGGTGCGATCGCGCGCCGCCTCTTTCCTCAATGAGCAAACCTTTCCCTCGACTCGACAAGAAGACTGGCGCTTCACTGACCTGTCGGCGATGTTAGGCATCGACTTTGCCACCGCTGGAGAGTCTTCTGTCACTGAGGCCGATATTGCTGAGCTGCGCCTGCCAGAAACTGCTGGCGCTCAGGTGGTGGTCGTTAACGGACGAGTCAACCGCGAGCTGTCTCAACTCCACGGATTGCCGGAGGGGGCGATTGTTGGTTCATTGGGCGATCGCCCCGACCTTCAGGCTCAACTGCATGAACGCCTCGCTCAGGCCAGCGGCAACCACGAAGTGTTTACGGCCCTAAACACTGTGGGCTTTGCAGATGCCGTAGTGATTTGGCTGCCTCGCAACCAGGTGGTTGAAACTCCAATTCAAATTATCTATGTGTCTCAGACGCAGGGTGATTCTCTGTTCGTTCAGCCCCGCTGTTTGGTGGTCGCTGAGTCGGGTAGCGCTCTTACTTTGGTTGAAGATTATCGGGGCAATTCAACGGCAACTCAGTTCACTAATGCCGTCACCGAGCTGTGGCTCGACGCCAATGCCCAGATTACCCATAGCCGCATTGAGCGAGAGGGCGCAGGTACCTTTCACATCGGCAAGACTGTGGTGACCCAAGCCCGCGATAGCCAGTACATCGGCACCGCTGCTGGGTTTGGCGCCAAACTGGCCCGCCACAATTGGGAGGTCTACCAAACCGGCGAGCAAACCACCACCAGGCTCTACGGATTAGCGGCGATCGCCGGCACTCAACAGGCTGATACCCATAGTCTCGTTGCCCTCAGCCACCCCCACGGGATCATGGAGCAGGAGCACAAGGCAATTGTCGATGGCAGAGCCCACAGCGTTTTTAACGGGCGCGTAGCCGTGGCTCAAAAAGCCCAGCTCACCAGCGCTAGCCAGCTCAATCGCAACCTGCTGCTGTCTGACCAGGCCCGGGTAGATACCAAGCCCCAGCTCGAAATCGTTGCCGACAACGTCAAGTGCGCCCACGGGGCGACGGTGAGCCAGCTTCAGTCGGACGAGATTTTTTACCTGCAAAGTCGCGGCATTAGCGCTCCCCAAGCCCAGCGATTGCTGATCTATGCTTTCGCTATGGAGATCTTAGACAGGATACCGGTTGAAACGCTGCGATCGCGTCTGGCTGCCACCATCGCCCAGTGGTCCTGA
- the sufC gene encoding Fe-S cluster assembly ATPase SufC, which translates to MINDNSEIILSVRDLRATVDGTEILKGLNLEVRAGEIHAIMGLNGSGKSTFSKVLAGHPDYEVTAGEIHFKGQDVLELDPHDRATAGIFLAFQYPLEIPGVSNRDFLRVAFNAHRKAQGEDEIDVFDFDDLIEEKLNLVKMDVSFLDRSVNEGFSGGEKKRNEILQMALLEPALSVLDETDSGLDIDALKTVAGGVNQLANADNAVVLITHYQRLLDYIVPDFVHVMADGRIITTGGKDLAKQLESRGYEWVLEEFRAGVTA; encoded by the coding sequence ATGATTAACGACAACAGCGAAATCATTCTCTCGGTACGCGACCTCCGCGCCACCGTAGACGGCACCGAAATTCTCAAGGGTCTGAACCTAGAGGTAAGGGCGGGAGAAATTCACGCCATTATGGGTCTCAACGGCTCGGGCAAGAGCACGTTCTCCAAGGTGCTGGCGGGCCATCCCGACTATGAAGTTACCGCTGGGGAGATTCACTTTAAAGGACAGGATGTTCTTGAGCTAGATCCCCACGATCGCGCCACTGCCGGTATTTTCCTCGCTTTCCAGTACCCGCTCGAAATTCCTGGCGTCAGCAACCGCGACTTTTTGCGAGTGGCTTTTAACGCCCACCGCAAAGCGCAGGGCGAAGACGAAATCGATGTGTTCGATTTCGACGACTTGATCGAAGAGAAGCTGAACCTGGTGAAGATGGATGTGTCGTTCCTCGATCGCAGCGTCAATGAAGGCTTCTCGGGCGGTGAGAAAAAGCGCAATGAAATTCTGCAAATGGCGCTGCTAGAACCGGCTCTGTCCGTTCTTGACGAAACCGATTCGGGCCTCGATATTGACGCGCTCAAAACTGTGGCCGGTGGAGTCAATCAGCTGGCCAACGCTGACAATGCTGTGGTGCTGATCACCCACTATCAACGGTTGCTCGACTACATCGTGCCCGACTTTGTCCACGTGATGGCCGATGGTCGCATTATCACCACAGGCGGCAAAGACTTGGCCAAGCAGCTAGAGTCGCGCGGCTACGAGTGGGTGCTGGAGGAATTTCGCGCAGGGGTGACGGCATAA
- the sufB gene encoding Fe-S cluster assembly protein SufB has product MSASVQTLVSQPYKYGFTTDIEADAIPRGLSEDVVRMISAKKNEPAFMLEFRLKAYRKWLTMKEPAWPNVKYPPIDYQNIVYYSAPKTQPKKLGSLDEVDPTLLDTFEKLGIPLSEQKRLANVAVDAIFDSVSVATTFKEKLAESGVIFCSISEALQEHPDLVQKYLGTVVPVGDNYFAALNSAVFSDGSFVYIPKDTQCPMDLSTYFRINNGDSGQFERTLIVAEAGSSVTYLEGCTAPMYDSNQLHAAVVELVAMDDASINYSTVQNWYAGDENGKGGIYNFVTKRGLCAGKNSKISWTQVETGSAITWKYPSCVLVGDNSVGEFYSVALTNNMQQADTGTKMVHVGKNTRSTIISKGISAANSKNSYRGLVKIGPKATGARNYSQCDSMLIGDTSGANTFPYIQVQNSTAQVEHEASTSKIGEDQLFYFAQRGISPEDAVSMIISGFCRDVFNKLPMEFAAEADKLLALKLENTVG; this is encoded by the coding sequence ATGAGTGCTTCCGTTCAAACCCTTGTTAGCCAACCTTATAAGTACGGCTTCACTACCGACATTGAGGCCGACGCCATTCCTCGCGGCCTCAGCGAAGACGTGGTGCGCATGATCTCAGCCAAAAAGAATGAGCCAGCCTTCATGCTGGAGTTTCGGCTGAAGGCCTACCGCAAGTGGCTGACGATGAAAGAGCCTGCCTGGCCTAACGTCAAGTATCCGCCCATCGACTACCAAAACATCGTCTACTACTCGGCCCCCAAGACCCAGCCCAAAAAACTTGGCAGTCTGGACGAAGTAGACCCTACCCTGCTCGACACCTTCGAGAAGCTGGGCATTCCCCTCTCGGAGCAAAAGCGGCTGGCCAACGTGGCAGTCGATGCCATCTTTGACAGCGTATCGGTGGCTACTACCTTCAAAGAAAAGCTGGCTGAGTCGGGCGTCATTTTCTGCTCGATCTCCGAGGCGCTGCAAGAGCACCCCGACCTGGTGCAGAAATACCTCGGTACGGTAGTTCCTGTAGGCGATAACTACTTCGCGGCGCTCAACTCGGCAGTGTTTAGCGATGGCTCCTTTGTCTATATTCCTAAAGACACCCAGTGTCCAATGGACCTGTCCACTTACTTCCGCATCAACAACGGTGACTCGGGCCAGTTTGAGCGCACGCTGATTGTGGCCGAAGCCGGTAGCTCGGTAACCTATCTAGAGGGCTGCACAGCCCCCATGTACGACAGCAATCAGCTCCACGCTGCGGTCGTTGAGCTGGTGGCTATGGATGATGCCAGCATCAACTACTCCACCGTGCAGAACTGGTACGCCGGAGATGAAAACGGCAAGGGCGGCATCTACAACTTCGTCACCAAGCGCGGCCTCTGCGCCGGCAAAAATTCCAAAATCTCTTGGACTCAGGTTGAAACGGGTTCGGCTATCACCTGGAAGTACCCCAGCTGCGTGCTAGTGGGCGACAACTCCGTGGGTGAGTTCTACTCGGTGGCGCTGACGAATAATATGCAGCAGGCCGACACCGGCACCAAAATGGTGCACGTGGGCAAAAACACCCGCAGCACCATTATTTCCAAGGGCATTTCGGCGGCGAACTCAAAGAATAGTTACCGAGGCTTGGTGAAGATTGGGCCAAAGGCTACTGGAGCGCGCAACTACTCCCAGTGCGACTCGATGCTGATTGGCGATACCTCTGGGGCCAACACGTTCCCCTACATTCAGGTGCAGAACAGCACTGCTCAGGTAGAGCACGAAGCCTCGACCTCCAAAATTGGGGAAGACCAGCTGTTCTACTTTGCCCAGCGGGGCATTTCGCCGGAAGATGCGGTGTCGATGATCATCAGCGGCTTTTGCCGTGATGTGTTTAACAAGCTGCCCATGGAGTTTGCCGCTGAGGCGGATAAACTACTGGCGCTGAAGCTAGAAAACACCGTTGGGTAG
- a CDS encoding ferredoxin-thioredoxin reductase catalytic domain-containing protein, translated as MTDLKPNQATDKNLELMRNFAQSYAKRTGTYFCSDAGVTAVVLEGLAKHKDDLGAPLCPCRHYEDKGAEVKAIYWNCPCIPMQERKECHCMLFLTPDNPFAGEQQDITFETIRAETNKF; from the coding sequence ATGACTGACCTCAAACCCAACCAGGCCACCGACAAGAACCTAGAGCTCATGCGCAACTTTGCCCAGAGCTACGCCAAGCGCACCGGCACCTACTTCTGCTCTGACGCTGGTGTGACTGCGGTGGTACTTGAAGGTTTAGCCAAACACAAAGATGACCTTGGCGCACCCCTGTGCCCCTGTCGCCATTACGAAGACAAAGGGGCTGAGGTCAAGGCCATCTACTGGAACTGTCCCTGCATTCCCATGCAGGAGCGCAAAGAGTGCCACTGCATGCTCTTTCTCACACCCGATAACCCATTTGCGGGCGAGCAGCAAGACATTACCTTCGAGACCATCCGCGCCGAAACCAACAAGTTTTAG
- the sufR gene encoding iron-sulfur cluster biosynthesis transcriptional regulator SufR: protein MTSVQQPSTSTKDDILMYLLRQGEATAHDLAEHFEVSAQAIRRHLKDLEAEALIEHRAVQEGMGRPNHLYQISAKGRDRYPAKYDEFALSLLDTMAATMGQDQVGTMLRKQWERKALEYRDRIGTGSLGERVARLVQIRQAEGYMSEWHEVSDGDVRQTGPGYIITEYNCAISHIAESFPSVCGHELEMFQVALTDCTVQRTHWLVRGEHRCGYLVQGLD from the coding sequence ATGACCTCTGTGCAGCAACCCTCTACCTCTACAAAAGACGACATTTTGATGTATCTGCTCAGGCAGGGCGAAGCGACAGCCCATGACCTAGCAGAGCATTTTGAGGTGAGTGCCCAGGCCATTCGTCGCCATCTAAAGGATTTAGAAGCTGAAGCGCTGATTGAGCACCGAGCGGTGCAGGAGGGCATGGGGAGACCTAACCACCTGTATCAAATCAGCGCCAAGGGGCGCGATCGCTACCCCGCTAAGTACGATGAATTTGCGCTCTCTCTGCTCGATACCATGGCCGCCACCATGGGCCAAGACCAGGTGGGCACCATGCTACGCAAACAGTGGGAGCGCAAGGCCTTAGAGTACCGCGATCGCATTGGTACCGGCAGCCTAGGCGAACGGGTGGCCCGACTGGTGCAGATTCGCCAAGCCGAGGGCTATATGTCTGAGTGGCACGAGGTCAGCGACGGCGACGTGCGCCAGACCGGCCCTGGATACATCATCACCGAATACAACTGCGCCATTTCCCACATTGCGGAGTCGTTCCCTAGCGTTTGTGGTCACGAGCTAGAGATGTTTCAGGTGGCGCTGACCGACTGCACGGTGCAGCGCACCCACTGGCTAGTGAGGGGTGAGCATCGCTGCGGCTACCTGGTGCAGGGGCTTGACTAG